The window CTATTCAAGAATTGCTGGAGTTTCCagctttttttgttttattgttttgtgaAGTGGGATTTCCTCTAAGCTTTCCCATTTTCATGACAATTGTCTTTTATTAGGCTTTGAATTCAGTTTTCCAGTCTTCTTTCTGAAATTAAATTCTGTCCTGAAAGTCGAAAGGTTGCAATTTGCAGCTTCTGAATGAAGGCATAAGTAGCTCAGCTTTCCATCTTGTCTTGATGGGATTTTACTCTTGATTGAAGGCTTTTGTCAAGTTTCTCCTGGATTCAATTTTTTCAATCTTTCTTGATTCAATCTACAAATGTCTTCTTGTTTGAGTGGAGGCGGTCGAGCATACAGATTACACCTTGAGATTATCAAATCTCCAACAACATCATGGACGTCACAGTCGTCATCTCCTTCATCAACTCTCTCAGAATCAAGCAACTCTCCAATTGCAATCTCCACTAGAAAGCCTCGAACACCTCGAAAAAGGCCTAATCAGACTTACAATGAAGCAGCTGCTCTGCTTTCCACAGCCTATCCTAAAATtttctccacaaaacacctcaccAAGCCTTGCAAATTCACCAAACAACAGTACCCCTTTTCATATGAGCCATCAGACTTGTTACTACCTTTTCCAGTCATCGATAATTCGAGCTTCTTGATACATCATCCACCTGTGCTAGAGAAGCCTAATAGTTATCCAATTGAGCAAAAGATGGCAAGTTCTTGTGAAAAGCCATGCCAGAGTCCAGGGGAAATCAATTCCAAGATGAATTTCTCGGAGGTGTCTGATGATTTCAATGAGGATTTCGATGCAGAGTCAATACTTGATGAGGAAATTGAACAGGGGATTGACAGCATAATGGGGAATTTAGGTGTGGAAAATGAAGCAGTTGATGAGTCTAATACGTTTTGTTATGGTACTAATACTAGTCAAATAGGAACTTGTTATGGTTATCCAGTTGGGCTAGGATTTGGAGTTAATTCTGAGTATGGAAATTTTGGGATGAGAAATAATCACATTAGAGCATTTAGGAATAGTGACGAGGGAGATTGGTGGTTTCCTATTGTAAATGTCCGTGACATCACACCAAGATTCCATAAACCACCggcggagaagaagaagaaaaaggtcgAAAAGACGGTCGAATTGAAGAATTTAGCTGAACCATCATCAGTAACTGCAAAGGAGACTCTAATTTCATCATCATCTGCAAgagcaatgaagcaaaattcTGGTCCTGCACAAAAATTAGCCAAGGACAAAGTCAAGGACAAGGACAAGgacaaggaggaggaggaggagcctAATGAGCCTAAGCCAAATGTTGGTAGCTTGCTACTAAAATTGAACTACGACAACGTATTGACTGCGTGGTCCGATGGGCCGTCGCCATTTGCCGATGACTCTCCAGTGGCTGAGGCTTCTGGAAATGATTTGCAAGTATGTTTTCTCTAGTCCTCCTGCCCTGAAATTGATACTAGTAGTTCGTTATTTTAGTTAAAGAGTACTAAGCTTATTGTTTTAGACTATGCTCATGTCGCACGTgctaactttttcttttttgcaaaATTGGCCTCTTCTCTTTGGAACtctttttattacttttttagAATTGTTTTTAAGTTATTGAAATTTGTTAATCATTAGTCACAAAATTTAATCATGATGGCTGTCGTTGGCTTCGTACGGCATTATCAAACAGCTGCTTAGGTAGGAccttttaccaaaaaaaaaaaaaaagatttttagaatttattttggttgttcctttaaaaaattaatcctCAAGGAATAAATTCTGTGTCTATTTTTGTTTTATACACTCTAATTAGTGGTATGACTACACTAGTAATAAATAACAATTTTCTACATTCCATTAGTGTGACAAGATGGCGTCCTTTTTACTATTTCTTCTCCATGTGTTTGTTTCTTAATTGAACGAGCTTTTCCTTCtttgattttaaaataatttaattaacttTATTATACGTCAAACTTCACTATCTTATTATAGGGAATGTATAAACTAATTAAAAATTGTGGGTTCCATATTATTTTAAGCTGTCTGTCATTCTTCATTAACCTATTAGCATCTTGTACGTATCCAACTTTGTTTAGAACTCTTTGAAGTCTACACTGAATTTCTTAAGGTCtttaaaaaatattgaaaactCCATGTATTTATGCACCACAATATTTATTTAGAAAAATTCTATACTAAACGATAAATGACTTAAACTataggaaaaaaatttgaaaaatgggtCACCTCTATGTTAATTTCTATCGTTTAGAAATATCGTGATATTCAGTTGCATATGAACTCATTTATTTAATCGGTCAAGTAAACATGATTTTAAAAATTCACTAAAACATAGCAACTAACAACTATCCATTTAATCAAATGATAACCAAAATGTAGCGGatgaaaaattcttttttccaaaagttGGCTTGGATGACTTTATCAATTACTATTAGTATTTTGTTTTGCAGTTGGGAGCATGAATCATGTGATGTTCACATGTTTACTTAGAAATGGTACTAGTACTCTGAAACATAGTTTTCAATTAtcaaatgagaaacaaaataTAAACATTTTCTTGGATGGTTTTGCAAAATTCCTTTTTCCAAAACTTTGCTTGGATGATTTTGTCAATTACCACCAATCATTTTCTGTTGCATTTGGGAGCAttaatcatttttcaaatctaTATTGAGTGCAGGCCAGGCTGGCTAAAATAGACTTATTCTCAGAAACAGGTGGTGTTAGGGAAGCCAGCGTATTGCGCTACAAGGAAAAGCGACGCACGCGCCTATTCTCGAAGAAAATCAGGTACCAAGTCAGGAAAGTCAATGCTGATCGACGGCCCAGAATGAAGGTATTTAACGGTTTTCTTTGGCCTTGCTAGCATTTTGGGTTAATTTTCATATACACCCTAAACTACCACTCGTTGTTAATTTTACCCCTAGATATCAAGTTTTTTAGTATTGTTAAATCAATTGTAGCATTTTAGTAGGTTATACAATTATTCTGAAAAGGCTTCAATATGTCTAATTTGCATGAGTTTATTCCAATACCCTTGTGATTATAGTGTACTAAACTATTTTTATTCAAAGACAGCTACCAAAATTTAATGTTTTCCATACTATTCGAGCAATTTGCTACAAATTGATATTATTAGGTACTTAATTGCTGCAATTAATCGTTTAGGTGTATATTGCGCTTAATCTTTTCTTATTTCATGTGGGGTTAGAGATGTTAAGAAAGACCAATTGATCGCTTTGGCTTGACATAAAAATGCGATAGAAATTTATTCTTACAGGGTATTTTAAAAGTGTCATCTATTTAAGGAACGAAAAAATGCTTATTTGGTTGGCCAACACTGCTTGGAAGTATGACTTGGCTTCTTAACTCACATATTATTATTGCTAGAACATCTCCTGTTTTAGGAAATACTTATGTGTTAATTCTTGAGTGAATTTATTACTTCGAGTTTGCATGTGTTCAAATCATTTATATTGTATTAGTTTCTAGGTCATAGTTATAATTCCGTATAATTTGGTGGTTTACTATATCAAGTTTCTTATGATGATTACTCACAATGTAGTGGTCTCAAATAAATTTGTTGCTAATTATGCAGGGTCGATTTGTGAGAACGCCAAATTCTCCTGATAGTGAGCAAGGATAGAGGGACTTTTCTTAGCAACACTAGTCTATATAGCCATTTTGCATCAgcatttttttcttgattttttttcccctcaagACCAGCTTGAACTACCACCATAGGCAGAAAATTGGTTAAGGTATGCGTACCAAGAAGAGAAGGAAGATCTTTTGCTCACTTTTTTGTAACATTCCTCTTAGACTTTCTGTTTGTAGCCTTCTTAGAGAAGTGCTTTTGTATC of the Coffea eugenioides isolate CCC68of unplaced genomic scaffold, Ceug_1.0 ScVebR1_2768;HRSCAF=3857, whole genome shotgun sequence genome contains:
- the LOC113757142 gene encoding protein CHLOROPLAST IMPORT APPARATUS 2-like isoform X1, translating into MSSCLSGGGRAYRLHLEIIKSPTTSWTSQSSSPSSTLSESSNSPIAISTRKPRTPRKRPNQTYNEAAALLSTAYPKIFSTKHLTKPCKFTKQQYPFSYEPSDLLLPFPVIDNSSFLIHHPPVLEKPNSYPIEQKMASSCEKPCQSPGEINSKMNFSEVSDDFNEDFDAESILDEEIEQGIDSIMGNLGVENEAVDESNTFCYGTNTSQIGTCYGYPVGLGFGVNSEYGNFGMRNNHIRAFRNSDEGDWWFPIVNVRDITPRFHKPPAEKKKKKVEKTVELKNLAEPSSVTAKETLISSSSARAMKQNSGPAQKLAKDKVKDKDKDKEEEEEPNEPKPNVGSLLLKLNYDNVLTAWSDGPSPFADDSPVAEASGNDLQARLAKIDLFSETGGVREASVLRYKEKRRTRLFSKKIRYQVRKVNADRRPRMKGRFVRTPNSPDSEQG
- the LOC113757142 gene encoding protein CHLOROPLAST IMPORT APPARATUS 2-like isoform X2 codes for the protein MSSCLSGGGRAYRLHLEIIKSPTTSWTSQSSSPSSTLSESSNSPIAISTRKPRTPRKRPNQTYNEAAALLSTAYPKIFSTKHLTKPCKFTKQQYPFSYEPSDLLLPFPVIDNSSFLIHHPPVLEKPNSYPIEQKMASSCEKPCQSPGEINSKMNFSEVSDDFNEDFDAESILDEEIEQGIDSIMGNLGVENEAVDESNTFCYGTNTSQIGTCYGYPVGLGFGVNSEYGNFGMRNNHIRAFRNSDEGDWWFPIVNVRDITPRFHKPPAEKKKKKVEKTVELKNLAEPSSVTAKETLISSSSARAMKQNSGPAQKLAKDKVKDKDKDKEEEEEPNEPKPNVGSLLLKLNYDNVLTAWSDGPSPFADDSPVAEASGNDLQKQVVLGKPAYCATRKSDARAYSRRKSGTKSGKSMLIDGPE